The Paraburkholderia sabiae genome includes a region encoding these proteins:
- a CDS encoding ABC transporter permease, which translates to MTVNDSKSLKAKLRSAERTERVKAFMLVAPLLIFLLVTFLVPIGSLLMKSFRDPTLSQEMPHASVLLREWDPSGGKLPGEQVYDAFARDLIAAKGSEGVSRIASRLNYDEAGMRSLLMKTARRLGDEGTGTWHERLTGIDARWNDIAAWSTLKYASSPWTLGYYLKAFDFKRDTHGAIVRQGEGERLYVSVFIRTAWVSIAVSALCLLFGYPVAFFLANIPARYSNLFMIMVLLPFWTSILVRTTAWVVVLQTNGVINDVLKHLGLTDHGLPLIYNRFGVLVAMTHILLPYAILSLYSVMKGVPNIYMKAARSLGAGPIRSFFQAYFPQTLPGVGAAGMLTFILAVGYYITPAIVGGPDDQLASYYIANHVNNTLNWGLASALASILLGGVLLIYGVFVRMTGGAGVKLG; encoded by the coding sequence ATGACTGTGAACGACTCGAAGAGCCTCAAGGCAAAGCTCCGTAGCGCGGAGCGCACCGAGCGCGTGAAGGCTTTCATGCTGGTCGCGCCGCTGCTGATCTTCCTCCTTGTCACGTTCCTTGTTCCCATCGGAAGCCTGCTGATGAAGAGCTTCAGGGACCCGACGCTCTCGCAGGAAATGCCGCACGCTTCCGTGTTGCTTCGCGAATGGGATCCGAGCGGTGGCAAGCTGCCGGGTGAGCAGGTGTACGACGCGTTTGCGCGCGATCTCATCGCGGCAAAAGGGAGCGAGGGCGTCAGCCGGATTGCCTCGCGTCTGAACTACGACGAGGCGGGCATGCGAAGCCTGCTGATGAAGACGGCGCGTCGTCTGGGCGATGAAGGCACGGGGACGTGGCATGAACGTCTCACGGGAATCGACGCGCGGTGGAATGACATCGCCGCGTGGTCCACGCTCAAGTACGCTTCGTCGCCGTGGACCCTCGGCTACTACCTGAAAGCATTCGACTTCAAGCGCGACACGCATGGCGCGATCGTGCGCCAGGGCGAAGGCGAGCGGCTCTACGTCAGCGTTTTCATTCGCACGGCATGGGTGAGCATTGCGGTCAGTGCGCTCTGTCTGCTGTTCGGATATCCCGTCGCGTTCTTTCTCGCCAACATTCCGGCGCGTTACAGCAACCTGTTCATGATCATGGTGCTGTTGCCTTTCTGGACCTCGATCCTGGTTCGCACGACCGCGTGGGTCGTCGTGCTGCAAACCAACGGCGTGATCAATGACGTGCTCAAGCATCTCGGCTTGACCGATCACGGCTTGCCGCTGATCTACAACCGTTTCGGCGTGCTGGTTGCAATGACGCACATTCTTCTGCCGTACGCGATTTTGTCGCTCTATTCGGTGATGAAGGGCGTGCCGAACATCTACATGAAGGCGGCGCGCTCGCTCGGCGCAGGTCCGATCCGCTCGTTCTTTCAGGCGTATTTCCCGCAGACGCTTCCCGGCGTGGGCGCGGCTGGGATGCTGACATTCATTCTCGCCGTCGGCTACTACATCACGCCCGCGATCGTCGGCGGCCCGGACGATCAGCTGGCCAGCTACTACATCGCGAATCACGTCAACAACACGTTGAACTGGGGTCTCGCGAGTGCGCTTGCGTCGATCCTGCTCGGCGGCGTGCTGCTGATCTACGGCGTATTCGTCCGCATGACCGGCGGTGCCGGCGTCAAACTGGGGTGA
- the pruA gene encoding L-glutamate gamma-semialdehyde dehydrogenase produces the protein MISGPQFPLPANETEVSFRPGTAAAAELAKALEQRDVVDIPTVIGGKRYFSNDTVEVRAPHDTQRVLARIHRPTESQIAEAIKSSASVAKDWASLTHASRATILHRAADIVATRSRMRINAATMLGQSKTIDQAEPDSACELIDFLRFNAYNAQRVYAEQPMSVPTAVNRADWRPLEGFVYAVSPFNFTAIGGNLTTAPAIMGNTVLWKPSEKSALANWIFYEALEEAGLPPGVINFVPGDAELTTRVALSSPDLAGIHFTGSSAVFQSLWKGVASKVDSFRTIPRLVGETGGKDFVLAHPSANASEVAIALIRGAFEYQGQKCSAASRAYIPRNLWAAVSQEMRDRLAQLKVGDVAQSDTFMGAVISQASHQKLTRVLAAAREDSGVKVVSGGKTWSDPGYFVEPTVLEVSDPHHALLKEELFGPVLSVFVYDDANWEETLQLIDSTSPYALTGSIFCTDRFALHRAEAALINAAGNLYLNDKPTGAMIGQQPFGGGRASGTNDKAGSYLNLLRWASPRVVKETYLPPRDWQFGA, from the coding sequence GTGATTTCAGGCCCACAATTTCCGTTGCCGGCGAATGAAACCGAAGTGAGCTTCCGGCCCGGCACTGCTGCCGCGGCAGAGCTTGCGAAAGCGCTGGAGCAGCGCGACGTAGTCGACATTCCGACGGTGATCGGCGGGAAGCGCTACTTCTCGAACGACACCGTCGAAGTGCGCGCCCCGCACGACACCCAGCGTGTGCTTGCGCGCATTCATCGTCCGACCGAAAGCCAGATCGCCGAAGCGATCAAGAGCTCGGCTTCCGTTGCGAAGGACTGGGCCAGCCTGACGCACGCCAGCCGCGCTACGATTCTCCATCGGGCCGCGGACATCGTGGCGACCCGTTCGCGTATGCGGATCAACGCTGCGACGATGCTCGGCCAAAGCAAGACGATCGATCAGGCCGAGCCCGACAGCGCGTGCGAACTGATCGATTTCCTGCGCTTCAACGCCTACAACGCTCAACGCGTGTATGCCGAGCAGCCGATGTCGGTGCCCACGGCTGTCAATCGCGCCGACTGGCGCCCGCTGGAAGGCTTTGTGTATGCCGTATCGCCGTTCAACTTCACGGCGATCGGTGGCAACCTGACGACGGCCCCGGCCATCATGGGCAATACGGTTCTCTGGAAGCCGTCGGAGAAGTCGGCGCTCGCGAACTGGATTTTCTACGAAGCACTGGAAGAAGCCGGCCTTCCGCCGGGCGTCATCAATTTCGTTCCCGGCGATGCCGAACTGACCACGCGTGTTGCACTGTCTTCGCCGGACCTGGCAGGCATCCACTTCACGGGTTCGTCAGCCGTGTTCCAGTCGCTGTGGAAAGGCGTTGCGTCGAAGGTCGACAGCTTCCGCACCATTCCGCGACTCGTCGGCGAGACGGGCGGCAAGGACTTCGTTCTGGCTCATCCGTCGGCCAATGCATCGGAAGTCGCCATCGCATTGATCCGCGGCGCGTTCGAGTATCAAGGCCAGAAGTGCAGCGCCGCGTCACGTGCCTATATTCCGCGCAACCTCTGGGCAGCCGTGAGCCAGGAAATGCGTGACCGTCTCGCGCAACTGAAGGTCGGCGATGTCGCGCAGTCGGACACGTTCATGGGCGCGGTGATCTCGCAGGCGTCGCATCAGAAACTGACGCGGGTGCTGGCGGCGGCGCGCGAAGATTCGGGCGTCAAGGTCGTGTCGGGCGGAAAGACGTGGTCGGACCCGGGTTATTTCGTCGAGCCGACGGTACTGGAAGTGAGCGACCCGCATCACGCGTTGTTGAAGGAAGAACTCTTCGGCCCCGTCCTTTCGGTCTTCGTGTACGACGACGCGAACTGGGAAGAGACGCTGCAACTGATCGATTCGACGAGCCCCTATGCATTGACGGGTTCGATCTTCTGCACCGATCGCTTCGCGCTGCATCGCGCAGAAGCAGCGTTGATCAACGCAGCAGGCAACCTCTATCTGAACGACAAGCCCACGGGTGCCATGATCGGTCAGCAACCGTTCGGCGGCGGTCGCGCCAGCGGCACAAACGACAAGGCAGGTTCCTACCTCAATCTGCTGCGTTGGGCGTCCCCGCGCGTGGTGAAGGAAACGTATCTGCCCCCGCGCGACTGGCAGTTCGGCGCTTAA
- a CDS encoding ABC transporter permease: protein MLSFPAYVTIWGRLGRWAHVVLSVAVLVFLISPILVVMPLSFNSQPYFTYPMPGVSLRWYQDFLNSPEWMLALKNTLIVGVVSTLLATTLGVMASLGLTHPRLKGRALITGILVSPMIVPLIITAVGVYFAFSPFGLVNSLTGLILAHAALGVPFVVVTVTATLAGFNETLSRAGRSLGASPMRVFMQVKLPIIAPGVISGALFAFATSFDEIVVALFLTGTDQRTVPRQMWAGIREQLSPTILAVASVLVVISTLLLVTLELLRRRTERLRGTANQF, encoded by the coding sequence ATGTTGAGTTTTCCCGCTTATGTGACGATCTGGGGACGCCTGGGACGCTGGGCTCACGTAGTCCTGTCGGTCGCCGTACTCGTGTTCCTGATTTCCCCGATCCTGGTGGTGATGCCGCTGTCGTTCAACTCGCAGCCGTATTTCACCTACCCGATGCCCGGCGTGAGCCTGCGCTGGTATCAGGATTTCCTCAACAGCCCCGAATGGATGCTGGCGTTGAAAAATACGCTGATCGTGGGCGTCGTCTCGACGCTGCTCGCGACCACGCTCGGCGTGATGGCTTCTCTCGGATTGACGCATCCGCGCCTGAAGGGAAGGGCGCTCATCACGGGCATTCTCGTTTCGCCGATGATCGTCCCGTTGATCATCACAGCCGTGGGCGTCTACTTTGCCTTCAGCCCCTTCGGTCTGGTCAACAGTCTGACGGGTCTGATTCTCGCGCACGCCGCGCTCGGTGTTCCCTTCGTCGTGGTCACGGTCACGGCGACGCTGGCGGGCTTCAACGAAACGCTGTCCCGTGCCGGCCGCAGTCTGGGCGCGTCGCCGATGCGCGTTTTCATGCAGGTGAAGCTGCCCATCATCGCGCCGGGTGTGATCTCGGGCGCGCTGTTCGCGTTCGCCACTTCGTTCGATGAAATCGTCGTCGCGCTGTTCCTGACGGGCACCGATCAACGGACCGTGCCCCGGCAAATGTGGGCAGGCATCCGCGAACAGCTCAGTCCGACGATTCTGGCCGTCGCGAGTGTGCTCGTCGTCATCTCGACGTTGCTGCTCGTCACGCTGGAACTTCTGCGGCGCAGAACCGAACGTCTGCGCGGAACGGCCAACCAGTTCTGA
- the putA gene encoding bifunctional proline dehydrogenase/L-glutamate gamma-semialdehyde dehydrogenase PutA, whose translation MLSEIQTMQSSSADLHTLRQRIRDASSLPEDVVVRGLMDEARMDAPTLARAQDLAARLAQGVRDARINAGGVDLLTQEFSLDSREGIALMCLAEAMLRIPDTETRNQLIRDKIVDADWRAHIGKSPSLFVNATAWGLLFTGKLLKQPDENALAEALSRVVRKGGEAVVRAGVAYAMRMLGKQFVTGQTIEEAIGVARGRESGGYRYTYDMLGEAALTDEDAQAYFESYRHAIEAIGKEAKGQGPIDGPGVSVKISGLHPRYELAQRDRVLSEMYPRLLQLAQTAKKYGIGFHLDQEESARFDLTLEMLERLCAEPSLKGWNGIGISLQAYQKRGRAVADWIIALARANGRRINIRLVKGAYWDTEIKLAQDAGAVGYPVFTRKVHSDVSYIACAKALLNAPDAIFPQFASHNAFTVAAVHTLAGDKAYEFQCLHGMGETVYDQVVGATKLNRPCRIYAPVGPHATLLAYLVRRLLENGANSSFVNQIVDPAVSIADIVEDPVAKAARTGGAPHAGIASPRNLLPGRLNAVSLSFAGAPEFERAVADIRQNRVNAYSLIAGSADAKSESTTVVYSASNLVEAIGSFASCKMDSVAGALDAAAQAMAAWGGRTAADRSDVLERVASDLETHAARLGALLSLENGATLSEAAEEVRTAVNLCRLYAFQVKTDKALADALPLGTVISVTPSASPLSTFVGQVSAALAAGNAVIAKPSSDASLIAFEATRVFHGAGVPQDVLQLALGNGATMAKALVSDQRVAAVLFAGSREIARAIAVQLAAAERPAKLIATYGSVNSMIVDSSALPEQVISDAIVSAFTSAGQGASSLRILCLQDSTADKVLRMLNGMLSERNTDDPLSSATDVGPVATRKARDAAETYIEQLKRRGFGISRGKLGAGCGNGNFVAPTIADIGDVGSLAAIDPSVTGPILHVVRYETGNMEALIRALNALGSGVQGLHTRINETAGNLLSFSEASSICINRAMHAAFPGMQPAGGNGVSGTGSMVAGPLTLIGLTRSSAGTYAADTGPFAPSRTAVSEKYLEFPVASAEGRLVGRMTAQAQASASYRQRVEAIANTSAARRLDPGAQARLGRCKAEVLRLAERFRPLSLPALTGEENTVELLPRGQVLCAAHSVESLLVQATAACAFGNDVLLLKSSVADEIAAALRTGCRVVDSADAARVLDGEVPGVRPNVVLVTSEQRGVGNLRRMAASRMIDVAVTRDDGTYDWTQLVRERVTTVNASAAGGNTQLMVMSEDAV comes from the coding sequence ATGCTGTCGGAAATCCAAACGATGCAAAGCAGCTCGGCAGATCTTCACACGCTGCGTCAGCGCATTCGCGACGCCTCGTCGCTCCCCGAGGATGTCGTCGTGCGTGGGTTGATGGACGAAGCGCGCATGGACGCGCCGACGCTCGCGAGAGCGCAGGATCTCGCCGCGCGGCTCGCGCAGGGCGTACGTGATGCACGCATCAACGCGGGCGGTGTCGATCTGCTTACGCAGGAGTTCTCGCTCGACAGTCGCGAGGGCATCGCGCTGATGTGTCTCGCCGAGGCGATGCTGCGGATTCCCGACACGGAGACGCGCAACCAGCTGATCCGGGACAAGATCGTCGATGCAGACTGGCGCGCGCATATCGGCAAATCGCCGTCGCTGTTTGTCAACGCGACAGCATGGGGGCTGCTTTTCACGGGGAAGCTTCTCAAGCAGCCGGATGAGAACGCGCTCGCGGAAGCGTTGTCGCGCGTCGTTCGCAAGGGTGGAGAGGCCGTGGTGCGCGCGGGTGTTGCCTACGCGATGCGGATGCTCGGCAAGCAGTTCGTTACCGGCCAGACGATTGAAGAGGCGATCGGCGTGGCCAGGGGACGAGAGTCGGGCGGATACCGGTACACCTACGACATGCTCGGCGAAGCAGCGCTGACGGATGAGGATGCGCAGGCCTATTTCGAGTCGTACCGCCATGCAATCGAAGCGATCGGTAAGGAAGCGAAGGGTCAAGGGCCGATTGATGGACCCGGCGTTTCCGTCAAGATATCGGGCCTGCATCCGCGATACGAGCTGGCGCAACGCGACAGGGTACTGAGCGAGATGTATCCGCGCCTGTTGCAACTCGCGCAGACGGCGAAGAAGTACGGCATCGGCTTTCACCTCGATCAGGAGGAGTCGGCGCGCTTCGACCTGACGCTGGAGATGCTCGAGCGTCTCTGCGCCGAGCCGAGCCTGAAAGGTTGGAACGGTATCGGCATTTCGTTGCAGGCGTACCAGAAGCGCGGCAGGGCCGTGGCGGACTGGATCATCGCGCTCGCTCGCGCTAACGGACGGAGGATCAATATCCGTCTCGTCAAGGGCGCGTACTGGGATACGGAAATCAAGCTCGCACAGGATGCGGGCGCCGTCGGCTATCCCGTCTTTACGCGGAAAGTGCATTCGGACGTCAGCTACATCGCATGCGCGAAGGCGCTGCTCAACGCACCGGACGCGATTTTCCCGCAGTTTGCTTCGCACAACGCGTTTACAGTCGCGGCGGTGCACACTCTGGCGGGTGACAAGGCTTACGAGTTCCAGTGTCTGCACGGCATGGGCGAGACCGTATATGACCAGGTCGTCGGCGCCACGAAACTGAATCGTCCGTGCCGCATCTATGCGCCCGTCGGGCCGCACGCGACCTTGCTTGCCTATCTTGTCCGTCGCCTGCTGGAGAACGGTGCGAATTCTTCGTTCGTCAATCAGATCGTCGATCCCGCCGTCAGTATTGCCGACATCGTCGAAGATCCCGTCGCGAAAGCTGCGCGAACGGGCGGTGCGCCACATGCCGGGATCGCGTCGCCACGCAACCTGCTGCCGGGACGTCTCAATGCGGTGTCGCTGAGCTTTGCCGGTGCGCCGGAATTCGAGCGTGCAGTGGCGGATATCCGTCAGAACCGGGTGAACGCGTATTCGCTGATTGCGGGTTCGGCAGATGCAAAGTCCGAATCGACGACCGTGGTGTATAGCGCGAGCAATCTCGTCGAGGCGATCGGAAGTTTCGCCAGCTGCAAGATGGACAGTGTGGCTGGCGCGCTGGACGCCGCGGCGCAGGCGATGGCGGCATGGGGCGGCAGAACGGCGGCCGATCGCTCAGACGTTCTGGAGCGGGTCGCCAGCGATCTGGAAACGCATGCGGCAAGACTCGGCGCGCTGCTATCGCTCGAAAATGGCGCCACGCTGTCGGAAGCTGCCGAGGAGGTCCGCACGGCCGTCAATCTGTGCCGGTTGTACGCGTTCCAGGTGAAAACCGACAAGGCGCTTGCCGACGCGCTGCCGCTAGGAACCGTCATCAGCGTGACGCCTTCGGCGAGTCCGCTGAGCACGTTCGTCGGGCAAGTATCGGCCGCCCTCGCTGCAGGCAACGCTGTGATTGCAAAGCCGTCGTCGGACGCGTCACTGATCGCGTTCGAAGCGACAAGAGTCTTCCACGGCGCCGGCGTGCCTCAAGACGTGCTTCAGCTTGCATTGGGCAACGGCGCGACGATGGCGAAAGCGCTCGTTTCGGATCAACGCGTCGCCGCTGTTCTTTTTGCGGGGTCGCGCGAGATCGCACGTGCAATCGCCGTACAACTCGCTGCTGCCGAACGACCGGCAAAACTGATCGCCACCTATGGCTCCGTCAACTCGATGATCGTCGACAGTTCGGCGTTGCCGGAGCAGGTCATCTCGGACGCGATCGTTTCCGCGTTCACATCGGCGGGTCAGGGTGCGTCGTCGCTACGCATTCTGTGTCTGCAGGACTCGACGGCAGACAAGGTGCTGCGCATGCTCAACGGCATGCTGAGCGAACGCAACACGGACGATCCGCTGAGCAGCGCAACGGATGTCGGGCCGGTAGCTACCCGCAAGGCGCGCGATGCCGCCGAGACATACATCGAGCAACTGAAACGTCGCGGTTTTGGGATCAGCCGTGGCAAGCTGGGCGCGGGATGCGGGAACGGCAACTTCGTTGCGCCGACGATCGCCGATATCGGCGACGTCGGATCGCTTGCGGCAATTGACCCGTCGGTGACAGGACCGATTCTGCATGTCGTGCGGTACGAAACGGGCAACATGGAAGCTCTGATCAGGGCGTTGAACGCGCTTGGCAGTGGTGTCCAGGGGTTGCACACGCGTATCAACGAGACAGCGGGCAATCTCCTTTCGTTCTCGGAGGCCAGCAGTATCTGCATCAACCGGGCGATGCACGCCGCGTTCCCCGGCATGCAACCGGCAGGCGGAAACGGTGTGTCCGGCACGGGATCGATGGTCGCGGGTCCGTTGACGCTGATCGGCCTGACGCGTTCTTCCGCCGGCACATACGCAGCGGACACGGGACCGTTCGCGCCGTCCCGGACGGCCGTGAGCGAAAAGTATCTCGAGTTTCCGGTTGCTTCCGCAGAAGGGCGTCTTGTCGGCCGGATGACGGCTCAGGCTCAAGCCAGCGCCAGCTACCGGCAGCGCGTCGAGGCGATCGCGAACACGTCTGCCGCACGACGCCTGGATCCTGGCGCACAGGCGCGGCTCGGTCGGTGTAAAGCGGAAGTTCTGCGACTTGCAGAGCGCTTCCGTCCATTGAGCTTGCCGGCTCTGACGGGTGAGGAGAACACCGTCGAGTTGCTGCCTCGCGGACAGGTTTTATGTGCAGCGCACTCCGTCGAATCGCTACTGGTTCAGGCAACAGCAGCTTGTGCGTTCGGTAACGACGTGCTGCTGCTGAAGTCCTCCGTAGCCGATGAAATTGCAGCTGCGCTCCGCACCGGTTGTCGTGTCGTCGATTCTGCCGATGCGGCTCGGGTGCTCGATGGCGAGGTGCCCGGCGTTCGCCCGAACGTGGTTCTGGTGACATCGGAGCAGCGCGGCGTCGGCAATCTGCGTCGGATGGCGGCATCACGAATGATCGACGTGGCGGTAACGCGCGATGACGGCACCTACGACTGGACGCAACTGGTCCGCGAACGCGTCACGACCGTCAACGCGAGCGCAGCGGGCGGCAATACGCAGCTGATGGTGATGAGCGAGGACGCTGTCTAG
- a CDS encoding LysR family transcriptional regulator, with product MTTTKESVPEQFPDWGLLASWVAVVEAGSISDAASRLAISQAGVSLRIKALESILDTSLLDRATRPARPTAAGQRLFEHATVLLQGADQMVESVRNVTRAKRVVVRLGCVDSFAATIGPIIIRALSGTSHQIRLWSGITPTLDAQLEARQVDMAVTTTSFSNAAGIKRQKLFTEPYVAVLPRSFEIDRLTTLAELSRHLQFIRYSSRSVIGQHVDAYLASHGEDIDRTCEFDATDPMLSLVAAGLGFALTTPLCLWQSRHYLPEIRVVPLTAFSRQGRPYQPLSRSFFLAHRENELGHLPADLYDLLKRSFERQVSRDIAKALALRPEDIFVSEEE from the coding sequence ATGACGACTACGAAAGAGAGCGTTCCCGAGCAATTCCCGGATTGGGGGCTCCTCGCGAGCTGGGTAGCCGTTGTCGAAGCCGGGTCCATCTCTGACGCCGCCAGCCGGCTCGCCATCTCGCAGGCGGGCGTTTCTCTGCGCATCAAGGCTCTGGAATCGATACTGGACACGAGTCTTCTCGATCGCGCCACCCGACCGGCGCGCCCAACGGCCGCCGGGCAACGTCTGTTCGAACACGCGACTGTCCTCCTGCAGGGCGCGGACCAGATGGTCGAGAGCGTTCGGAATGTCACTCGCGCAAAGCGCGTCGTCGTGCGCCTTGGCTGTGTCGACTCGTTCGCCGCAACCATCGGCCCCATCATCATCCGTGCACTGTCCGGCACCTCGCACCAGATCCGGTTGTGGTCGGGCATCACACCCACACTGGACGCACAACTGGAGGCCAGACAGGTCGACATGGCAGTCACGACGACCAGCTTCTCAAACGCTGCCGGAATCAAGCGGCAAAAGCTTTTTACGGAGCCGTACGTCGCCGTCTTGCCCAGGAGCTTTGAAATCGACCGGCTCACGACCCTTGCCGAGTTGAGCCGTCATCTGCAGTTCATCCGCTATAGCTCGCGCTCCGTCATCGGCCAGCATGTCGATGCTTATCTGGCGTCACACGGCGAAGACATCGATCGCACGTGCGAATTCGACGCGACGGATCCCATGCTGAGTCTGGTTGCCGCAGGGCTGGGATTCGCGCTCACGACGCCCTTGTGTCTCTGGCAGTCCCGCCACTATCTCCCCGAAATCCGCGTCGTGCCACTGACCGCCTTTTCCCGGCAGGGACGCCCGTATCAACCTCTGAGCAGATCGTTCTTCCTTGCACATCGCGAGAATGAATTGGGACATCTGCCGGCCGATCTTTATGATCTGCTGAAGCGATCCTTCGAAAGGCAGGTCTCGCGAGACATCGCCAAGGCGCTCGCGCTGCGACCGGAGGATATTTTCGTTTCCGAAGAAGAGTAA
- a CDS encoding ABC transporter ATP-binding protein encodes MSTIVSFKNVQKTYDGETLVVKNLNLEIQEGEFLTMLGPSGSGKTTCLMMLAGFETATHGEILLQGRPINRIPPERRNIGMVFQSYALFPHKSVAENLAFPLKVRKVPKDEIARKVKRALNMVNMEKFANRMPAQLSGGQQQRIAVARALVFEPALVLMDEPLGALDKQLREQMQYEIKQIHEQSGLTVVYVTHDQGEAMTMSDRIAVFNNGIIQQLAPPPALYENPENAFVARFIGESNELLGTVSSVDRERCTVKLESGQNIHAYAGPSVRGTGSASISLRPERVTVGDLAKNCDNVFQGGVKDLIYYGDHLRVVMQVCGRNDFIVKLPNNGVARQLRIGDSVHVGWMAECCRALQ; translated from the coding sequence ATGTCCACCATTGTCTCTTTCAAGAATGTCCAGAAAACCTACGACGGCGAAACGCTCGTCGTCAAAAATCTCAACCTCGAAATTCAGGAGGGTGAGTTCCTGACGATGCTCGGGCCGTCGGGCTCTGGAAAGACGACGTGTCTCATGATGCTTGCGGGTTTCGAAACCGCAACGCATGGTGAAATCCTGCTTCAGGGGAGGCCGATCAACCGTATTCCGCCGGAGCGCCGCAACATCGGCATGGTGTTCCAGAGCTACGCGCTTTTCCCTCACAAGTCGGTTGCCGAGAATCTTGCGTTCCCGCTCAAGGTGCGGAAAGTACCGAAGGACGAGATTGCGAGAAAGGTAAAGCGCGCGCTCAACATGGTGAACATGGAAAAGTTCGCCAATCGCATGCCTGCACAGCTTTCGGGCGGGCAACAGCAACGTATTGCGGTCGCGCGTGCGCTCGTGTTCGAACCGGCGCTGGTGCTGATGGACGAGCCGCTTGGCGCGCTCGACAAACAGCTTCGCGAGCAGATGCAGTACGAGATCAAGCAGATTCACGAGCAAAGCGGCTTGACGGTCGTTTATGTGACGCACGACCAGGGGGAGGCGATGACGATGTCCGACCGGATCGCCGTGTTCAACAACGGCATCATCCAGCAGCTCGCGCCGCCTCCTGCACTCTATGAAAACCCTGAGAACGCGTTTGTCGCGCGATTCATCGGCGAGAGCAATGAATTGCTTGGAACCGTATCGTCGGTCGACAGGGAGCGGTGCACCGTCAAGCTGGAAAGCGGACAGAACATCCACGCGTATGCTGGCCCGAGCGTGCGCGGAACCGGCTCGGCCAGCATCTCATTGCGGCCGGAGCGGGTGACGGTCGGGGATCTGGCGAAGAACTGTGACAACGTGTTCCAGGGTGGCGTCAAGGATCTCATCTACTACGGCGATCACCTTCGCGTCGTCATGCAGGTATGCGGCAGAAATGACTTCATCGTGAAGCTGCCGAACAACGGCGTCGCGCGTCAGCTGCGCATTGGCGACTCGGTGCACGTCGGCTGGATGGCCGAATGCTGCCGCGCATTGCAGTGA
- a CDS encoding TetR family transcriptional regulator C-terminal domain-containing protein: MQAQKPGGTEIESRKDDPSQYEGMRYRLIDSTLEVVGHVGLEHLTIRKVSEHAGVSVGLVHHHFENKSNLVYKTFVYLIRRVREQLTAGRRGIVDPVERMKFTADMCFSDEVMSPGAANVWPHMWSSSAYDKDVQRLCTAFSRRLRSNFIWDLRKAGCDQMMATIYAMQAMALVHGLWIEHRVAATMSISEVLGVFHAVIDHATNRGWKASMLCHSGTNH, from the coding sequence ATGCAAGCGCAGAAGCCAGGAGGCACCGAGATCGAGAGCCGGAAGGACGACCCGAGTCAGTACGAAGGGATGCGTTACCGGTTGATCGACTCGACGCTCGAGGTTGTGGGCCACGTCGGGCTCGAACACCTCACGATCAGAAAGGTCAGCGAGCACGCGGGCGTTTCCGTGGGGCTCGTCCATCATCACTTCGAGAACAAGAGCAATCTCGTCTACAAGACGTTTGTCTACCTGATTCGAAGAGTGCGGGAACAGCTCACGGCAGGACGTCGAGGCATCGTCGATCCTGTCGAACGCATGAAGTTCACCGCCGACATGTGCTTCAGCGACGAAGTGATGAGTCCGGGTGCTGCGAACGTATGGCCTCACATGTGGAGTTCATCGGCCTACGACAAGGACGTACAGCGGCTTTGCACCGCGTTCTCGAGACGGCTGCGCTCCAACTTCATCTGGGATCTGCGCAAAGCCGGCTGCGACCAGATGATGGCCACCATCTACGCGATGCAAGCGATGGCGCTGGTGCACGGATTGTGGATCGAACACCGGGTGGCCGCGACCATGAGCATCAGTGAAGTTCTCGGTGTATTCCACGCTGTCATCGACCATGCGACCAATCGCGGATGGAAGGCGAGCATGTTGTGCCACTCAGGCACGAATCACTGA